A genomic segment from Acidobacteriota bacterium encodes:
- a CDS encoding VWA domain-containing protein gives MMMRTIATAVLLLLAAGLAATQAAAPQERQGFSFRTGVQLINIAATVTDQDGRFVPDLRAQDFEVYEDGVKQTIQQFEAERVPVSLGVVLDTSGSMAGEKIRAADAALSRFVFDLLGDQDEMFLYRFDSRPLLVEGWTPNRFAIGRHLGTMQPNGGTALYDAVAVAVPMAQNGSRRKKAVVVISDGQDTSSRRSLDDLVSMIRATEVLVYAIGIDASGGMQRPAAAAAPARTPSPFPGAPLPPARPASPSRPSHPKSKEQLGTLQRITDETGGRTELIVSARDLAPATANIADELSRQYFIGYGSSAAKDGRWHTIDVRLVHHGAHTVRARKGFVAN, from the coding sequence ATGATGATGCGAACGATCGCGACGGCCGTTCTCCTGCTCCTCGCAGCGGGCCTCGCGGCGACGCAGGCGGCGGCGCCCCAGGAGCGTCAGGGCTTCTCGTTCCGCACCGGCGTACAGCTCATCAACATCGCCGCGACCGTCACGGATCAGGACGGGCGCTTCGTGCCCGATCTACGCGCGCAGGATTTCGAAGTCTACGAAGACGGCGTCAAGCAGACCATCCAGCAGTTCGAAGCGGAACGGGTACCGGTCAGCCTCGGGGTGGTGCTGGATACGAGCGGCAGCATGGCGGGTGAGAAGATTCGCGCCGCCGACGCGGCGCTCAGCCGGTTCGTCTTCGATCTGCTCGGCGACCAGGACGAGATGTTCCTCTATCGCTTCGACAGCCGTCCCCTGCTGGTCGAAGGGTGGACGCCGAACAGGTTCGCGATCGGCCGCCACCTCGGCACCATGCAGCCCAACGGCGGCACGGCGCTCTACGATGCCGTCGCCGTTGCCGTGCCGATGGCCCAGAACGGCAGCCGGCGCAAGAAGGCCGTCGTGGTCATCTCCGACGGCCAGGACACGAGCAGCAGGCGCTCGCTCGACGATCTCGTGAGCATGATTCGCGCGACCGAAGTGCTCGTCTACGCGATCGGGATCGATGCGTCGGGCGGCATGCAGCGTCCGGCGGCGGCGGCCGCGCCCGCGCGGACACCGTCGCCGTTCCCCGGCGCGCCGCTGCCTCCCGCGCGGCCGGCGTCGCCATCGAGGCCGTCTCATCCGAAGTCCAAGGAGCAGCTCGGCACGCTGCAACGCATCACGGACGAAACCGGCGGCCGCACGGAGCTCATCGTCTCGGCACGAGACCTGGCCCCGGCGACTGCCAACATCGCCGACGAGCTGAGCCGCCAGTACTTCATCGGGTACGGCTCGTCGGCGGCGAAGGACGGGCGCTGGCACACCATCGACGTCCGTCTCGTCCATCACGGAGCCCACACCGTGCGCGCGCGCAAGGGCTTCGTCGCCAACTGA
- a CDS encoding energy transducer TonB, translating to MQASAHPTTRHELFSASEIATAAGVPPAAVRALIDAGHVVAFRGYVAPADAARLVRQLRRGELRAADRSPLTTLHLAGARRAGPVAASALMHAAGLVLLIWAGAVGLFATDTSQHVFEPQAARLVFLIDPGPGGGGGGGGLQMPAPPPQAKREAPPRRPLMSSPIVRVRRDPPVRSTARLVRPAEPPRVVPKPIDVPAPPPAQVVQAPVAQAPADPVSTPGLLAAKTTVNSSGPGIAGGVGFGAGTGLGEGRGSGIGEGEGGGAGGGLYGPGSGVEPPAVLREVRPTYSDEARRRGLEGNVGLQVVVLRDGSVGNVRVVKSLGAGLDQKAIDAVRQWRFRPASRKGVPVDVTVDVAVEFKLR from the coding sequence ATGCAGGCAAGCGCACATCCGACAACTCGTCACGAGCTGTTCTCGGCCTCGGAGATCGCGACAGCCGCCGGCGTCCCGCCGGCCGCCGTGCGCGCGCTGATCGACGCGGGCCATGTTGTCGCCTTCAGGGGCTACGTCGCGCCAGCCGATGCCGCAAGGCTCGTGAGGCAGCTCCGCCGGGGAGAACTGCGCGCGGCGGACCGCTCGCCCCTGACGACGCTGCACCTCGCCGGGGCGCGCCGGGCCGGCCCGGTCGCGGCTTCGGCCCTGATGCACGCGGCCGGCCTGGTGCTGCTCATCTGGGCCGGAGCCGTGGGCCTCTTCGCGACCGACACCTCCCAGCACGTCTTCGAGCCGCAGGCGGCCCGCCTCGTCTTTCTGATCGATCCGGGTCCGGGCGGCGGGGGCGGAGGCGGCGGCCTGCAGATGCCGGCGCCCCCGCCGCAGGCGAAGCGGGAGGCCCCGCCGCGCCGCCCCCTGATGTCCAGCCCGATCGTGAGAGTCCGGCGGGATCCGCCGGTGCGCTCGACAGCCAGGCTCGTGCGGCCCGCAGAACCGCCGCGGGTCGTGCCCAAGCCGATCGACGTCCCGGCGCCCCCGCCAGCGCAGGTGGTCCAGGCGCCGGTCGCGCAGGCACCAGCCGATCCGGTCTCGACGCCGGGGCTGCTCGCCGCCAAGACGACGGTGAACAGCAGCGGCCCGGGAATCGCCGGCGGCGTGGGATTCGGCGCCGGCACCGGCCTCGGCGAGGGCCGCGGATCAGGCATCGGGGAAGGCGAAGGTGGCGGGGCTGGCGGCGGACTGTATGGTCCCGGCAGCGGTGTGGAGCCGCCGGCGGTGCTTCGCGAAGTGCGCCCGACCTACAGCGACGAAGCGCGCCGGCGCGGGCTCGAAGGCAACGTCGGCCTGCAGGTCGTCGTGCTTCGCGACGGCAGCGTCGGCAACGTACGCGTCGTCAAGAGCCTGGGCGCCGGTCTCGATCAGAAGGCGATCGACGCCGTTCGGCAGTGGCGCTTCAGGCCAGCGAGCCGCAAGGGCGTGCCGGTCGACGTGACCGTGGACGTCGCCGTCGAATTCAAGTTGAGGTGA